In Mycoplasmopsis phocirhinis, the DNA window ATTTAGTTAGCGAATTGGCAAATGCTTATAAATTTAATGATAAACAAGTTGAAAACAAAATTATTATTGCTAAATTAGGATAGGAGAACAATGACAAATTATAATCAAATGATTGATCATACTTATTTAAAAGCCGACGCAACTATTGAAGATATTAACAAACTATTAGCCGAAGCAGTTAAATTTCAATTTAAAACTGTTTGTGTAAATGCTTCATGAGTACCTTATGCTAAAACAAAATTGGCTAATACTGGAGTTGGAATAACTTGTGTAGTAGGTTTTCCGTTAGGTGCTACATTACCACAGGTTAAAGCATTTGAAGCTGCTGAAGCTATTGAAGCAGGTGCTAGCGAAATTGATATGGTAATTAATATTGGTAAATTAAAAGATGGCGATTATTCATATGTTTTAGAAGACATTAAAACAGTTAAAGCAGCAATGCCTAATAATATTTTAAAAGTTATTGTTGAAACAGCATTGTTAAACAAGAGCGAAATTGAAAAAGTTACTCAAATTGTAATTGATTCAGGAGCAGAATTTATTAAAACCTCAACCGGTTTTGCTTCAAGAGGTGCTTCATTAGAAGACATAAAAATAATGAAAGCAATCGCTGGCGAAAAAATACAAATTAAAGCTGCTGGTGGTATTAGCAATAAAGATGACATGATTAAAATGATTGATGCTGGAGCAAATCGTTTTGGGACAAGTCGCTCAATTGCTATTATTAAGGGTAAATCTTCAAATGAAGGTTACTAGCACTTAAACTAGTAAAAAATTCAAGTTATTAAAATCGATGCATAACTTGAATTTTTATTTGCAAAATTTTTTAAGCAATAATGTTAATTTTTTCCTTTTTTGTTAAAGTTGTTGCAAAAAATATTTGTATTAAGTATGAAAAAATGAAAACTATGAACTTTGGGTGCGGTTGTACCAATGCTTGTTTTAGGTATAGGAACATCTCTAGTTATCGATAAAAGAGAAAGTTATATAAAACCAAAACAAGCACAAACAGAATTTAAAATTAAAATTGAAGGTGCTGTTTTAAATAACGGATATTTTAGAGCTAAAAAGGGTGATAAATTAATTGATATTATCAAATTAGCTCAACCTTTGCAAAACGCAAGTTTAAAAGATATTGAAATCACTAAACCAATTGAAAAAGATTTAAATATTGACATAAAATTTGATATTGCAAAAGGACCTTTTTTAAATTGAACTTTATTATCTAAAACGAGCCAATTAATTAAATATGGTATTAAAAAAAGTATTGCTACTAAATTATTAAAACACCGAAGAGTTAATTCTAAAACTACATGAACAAATATCAGTGAATTAAAAGGCATTGGTCCTCAAACATTAAAAAAATTAAAACAAATTCTAATTGTTTAATTTTTTTAATGCTTTTTCCTATAATTTTTCATTTATCAATTACACCCGTTCAAACTCAATATTTTTGAATAGGTTTTTTAATAATTTACACAATTGCTTTTGGTTTAATTTGACCTAAATTTTCAATTGTGGTAATAATTGTGTTGTTGATATATTTAGTTTTATATTTTATCCGTAGGCCTAATTTTTATTTTGGTGGTATAGAATATAACATTAAAGGACGTATTGTAAAAACTTCCAATAAATATGCAATTGTTAATGTCAATAACAACAATTTATTGGTGTATTTAAATAAATACACAACTTCTAATAAAGTTTATGTTGGTGACATAGTTGAAATAGATGGGTTTTTAGAAAAAACACAAAATAATAATTATTTTAGTTTGAGTAATAATATTCAATATTTTATACAAAAAGGTTATATAAAAACTATCAAACACCCTCAATATTCGCTAAATGCTTTTATTGAAAATTATTCAACTAATGGGGGGAAATATTTTAAAAAATATTGAAAATTAATTCTGTTTGGAATAAACACCGATTCGCAAGATATTATTCAAAACGCAATTAAAATTAATATTATTCATTTATTAGTAATTTCAGGTTTGCATTTTGAAATATTATTTAAATTAGCAAATAAATTAATTTATAAAATAAAGAACAAATGATTTTTTAAAATAGTTAAATATTTCAGTTGAATTATCATATTTTATTATTTGACAATTTTAAATAATCCTATTCCAGCTTTAAGAGCATTTATAATGCATTTATTTTTGCTTTTTTCCCCTAAAAAAAGTTGACTTGCACTTGTTTTTAGTGCTTTTATCATTTTCATTTTTGATTTTAACAATATCATTACAATTAGTTTTTTACTTTCATATTCAATTACAGTTGTTATTTTAATCACAAATAAAATATTTATTAAATATCAACTGAAAAATAAAATACTTAAATTTTTTATACTTATTTTTATTCTTTATTTCTATATGTTTATATGGACAATTAAGATGAACGGTTTTATAAATGTTAGTGGTTTAATATATTCAATATTTTTAGCTCCAATTATTGAATTTATTTATATTTTAAGTTTATTGTTTTGGTATAGTCCTATATTTTTAAATTGAATATATTTCGTGCTTGATAAGATAATTCTATTAGCTGCTAAATTTAGCATACTAATACCTATATCGCTAAATATTTCGCAAAAAACTTTACTTATTTGAATGTTTTCATATACTATATTTTTACTAATTCCATTATTTTTAAGCAATAAAAGTAAAAAACAAAAAAATTAGCACTTTAATACTTTGAGTGCTAATTTATGGTAAAATAATTTTGTAAGATAAACTGGAAGAAAGGAAAATAATATGGCAAAAGAAGTTATTATTGGTATAGATTTAGGTACCACAAACTCAGTGGTTTCGATTGTTGATAATGGAACACCTGTAGTTTTAGAAAATTTAAATGGAAAAAGAACAACTCCTTCGGTAGTTTCGTTTAAAGATGGTGAAACCATTGTTGGAGATAATGCAAAAAATCAAATAGAAACAAACCCAGATACAATTGCTTCAATTAAAAGATTAATGGGTACTAAACAAACTGTTAAAGCTAATGGTAAAGAATATAAACCTGAAGAAATTTCAGCAATGATTTTAAGTAATTTGAAAAAATACGCTGAAGAAAAAATTGGTCACAAAGTTGACAAAGCAGTTATAACTGTGCCTGCATATTTTAATAATGCCCAACGTGAATCAACAAAATTAGCAGGTAAAATTGCTGGTTTAGAAGTAATGAGAATTATTAATGAACCAACCGCTGCCGCTTTGAGTTTTGGTTTAGATAAAACCGATGAAGAAAAGAAAGTGTTAGTTTTTGACCTAGGTGGTGGAACATTCGACGTTTCAATTTTAGAATTAGCTGATGGAACTTTTGAGGTTCTTTCAACTGCGGGTGATAATGATTTAGGTGGTGATGATTGAGATAATGCAATTGTGCAATGATTAGTTGAAAAAATTCAAAAAGAACACAATTACAATGTTAGAGACGATAAAATGGCAATGGCTCGCTTAAAACAAGCAGCTGAAAAAGCAAAAATTGATTTATCTTCTTCAATGTCAGCAAATATCTCACTACCATTCTTAATTTTTGTGCAAGGTAGTGCTCCAATTAATGTTGAAGCTACACTAAAAAGAAGTGAATTTGAACAAATGACTTCTTCACTACTAGAAAGAACAAAAGCACCTATTGATCGTGCTCTTGCAGATGCAAAATTATCGTTATCAGATATTACTGATGTGTTATTAGTTGGTGGTTCAACAAGAATGCCAGCTGTGCAAGCGTTAGTTGAAACAAAATTAGGTAAAAAACCAAATAAATCAGTTAACCCTGATGAAGTTGTGGCTATGGGTGCTGCTATTCAAGGTGCAGTTTTAGCGGGTGACATTAGTGATATTTTATTAGTTGACGTAACTCCACTTACTCTAGGTATAGAAACTGAACATGGTGTTGTGGCTTCGTTAATTGATCGTAATACAAGAATTCCAATTACTAAATCTAAAACTTTTACAACCGCAGCTGATAATCAAACTGCTGTTACAATTCACATTGTTCAAGGGGAAAGAAAATTAGCTAAAGATAATAAATCATTAGGAATGTTTAATTTAGAGGGTATTGACCCAGCACCTCGTGGTATGGCTCAAATTGAAGTTTCATTTACAATTGACGCAAACGGAATTACAACTGTAGCTGCTAAAGATGCTAAATCAGGTAAACAAGAAAGTATCGTAATTAAAAATTCATCAAAATTAAGTGATGAAGAAATTGATAGAATGGTTAAAGATGCCGAAGCAAATCGTGAAGCAGACGAAAAACGTGCTCAAGAAATTGAAACCGAAGTGCGTGCTGAAACTTTAATCGCAAAAATGAAACAATCTTTGGAAGAAAATAAAGATAAAGTTAATGAAGAACAAAGAACTCAAACACAAGAAAAAATTGATGAATTACAAAAACTACTAGATGAAAAAAATTACGATGAATTAAAAGCTAAACTAGATGAAATTGATAAAGCATTTGAAATGATTGCAAAACAGTTCCAAAATCAAGAAACCAAACATGAAAACCAGCCAGAAGGTTTTAAAGAAGAAGATTCAAAATAATAATTAAACATTAAGGATATATTTCCTTAATGTTTTAATTTATTTTAAACATATTATTTTTTTATGATAAATAATATAATTATTTAAATAATAATAGGAGAAAAACATGAAAATAAAAAAGAAATTATTTTTGAATACTTTATTGCTAACATCGTTATCTTCTGTTGCAACATTAATAACAGCATGTAGCAATAATAAACCAGAAAAAATTGAAACCAAGCAAGATAGTGACAAAAAATTACTTGATGCTAAAAACGAATTAAGTAAACTAGTTCAAAGATTAAATACCCAAACATCTTTTCCGGATGCTAAATACAATGATTTAAAGAATTTAATCAATAAATTTATTGAAAAAATTGATAATTTTAATACTTTAAACACTGATGAAAAAACGACATTTATTGATGAACTTTCTAACAAAGTAGACACATTTAAAAATAGATTTGATTTAGCAGCTAAAATTAATGTGTACTTAGGTGTATTAAACCGTATTAAA includes these proteins:
- the deoC gene encoding deoxyribose-phosphate aldolase codes for the protein MTNYNQMIDHTYLKADATIEDINKLLAEAVKFQFKTVCVNASWVPYAKTKLANTGVGITCVVGFPLGATLPQVKAFEAAEAIEAGASEIDMVINIGKLKDGDYSYVLEDIKTVKAAMPNNILKVIVETALLNKSEIEKVTQIVIDSGAEFIKTSTGFASRGASLEDIKIMKAIAGEKIQIKAAGGISNKDDMIKMIDAGANRFGTSRSIAIIKGKSSNEGY
- a CDS encoding MAG0490 family ComEA-like DNA-binding protein, translating into MKKWKLWTLGAVVPMLVLGIGTSLVIDKRESYIKPKQAQTEFKIKIEGAVLNNGYFRAKKGDKLIDIIKLAQPLQNASLKDIEITKPIEKDLNIDIKFDIAKGPFLNWTLLSKTSQLIKYGIKKSIATKLLKHRRVNSKTTWTNISELKGIGPQTLKKLKQILIV
- a CDS encoding MAG0480 family ComEC-like protein: MNKYQWIKRHWSSNIKKIKTNSNCLIFLMLFPIIFHLSITPVQTQYFWIGFLIIYTIAFGLIWPKFSIVVIIVLLIYLVLYFIRRPNFYFGGIEYNIKGRIVKTSNKYAIVNVNNNNLLVYLNKYTTSNKVYVGDIVEIDGFLEKTQNNNYFSLSNNIQYFIQKGYIKTIKHPQYSLNAFIENYSTNGGKYFKKYWKLILFGINTDSQDIIQNAIKINIIHLLVISGLHFEILFKLANKLIYKIKNKWFFKIVKYFSWIIIFYYLTILNNPIPALRAFIMHLFLLFSPKKSWLALVFSAFIIFIFDFNNIITISFLLSYSITVVILITNKIFIKYQLKNKILKFFILIFILYFYMFIWTIKMNGFINVSGLIYSIFLAPIIEFIYILSLLFWYSPIFLNWIYFVLDKIILLAAKFSILIPISLNISQKTLLIWMFSYTIFLLIPLFLSNKSKKQKN
- the dnaK gene encoding molecular chaperone DnaK, producing MAKEVIIGIDLGTTNSVVSIVDNGTPVVLENLNGKRTTPSVVSFKDGETIVGDNAKNQIETNPDTIASIKRLMGTKQTVKANGKEYKPEEISAMILSNLKKYAEEKIGHKVDKAVITVPAYFNNAQRESTKLAGKIAGLEVMRIINEPTAAALSFGLDKTDEEKKVLVFDLGGGTFDVSILELADGTFEVLSTAGDNDLGGDDWDNAIVQWLVEKIQKEHNYNVRDDKMAMARLKQAAEKAKIDLSSSMSANISLPFLIFVQGSAPINVEATLKRSEFEQMTSSLLERTKAPIDRALADAKLSLSDITDVLLVGGSTRMPAVQALVETKLGKKPNKSVNPDEVVAMGAAIQGAVLAGDISDILLVDVTPLTLGIETEHGVVASLIDRNTRIPITKSKTFTTAADNQTAVTIHIVQGERKLAKDNKSLGMFNLEGIDPAPRGMAQIEVSFTIDANGITTVAAKDAKSGKQESIVIKNSSKLSDEEIDRMVKDAEANREADEKRAQEIETEVRAETLIAKMKQSLEENKDKVNEEQRTQTQEKIDELQKLLDEKNYDELKAKLDEIDKAFEMIAKQFQNQETKHENQPEGFKEEDSK